Genomic window (Cellulosilyticum lentocellum DSM 5427):
ATTACATCTTTTACAAACTCTTTTTTTTCTGAATCTAAATCTAAACTTAATTTCAATTTAAAATCTAATTTAAATCCCTCATCATTTTTTAAAAGCTGCATCAGTTTCTGTTTGTTCATCTATAACCTCCCTGAAGATTCCATGTAATGATATCTCTATTTTATAATATATTTGTTAATATGAACATCATTTTCTAATTATTTGTAAAATAATTAGTTATTTTCTCTAATTCACATGATTTTTCTATCACAAATTAACGTATACACCTTCTACTAGGTAAATAACATGATTTTTAACACTTTACATATACTATAATAGAATATGAATAATGAGGCACTGTTATGAAAAAGAAAATGGACACCTCTGAGGCTTTTTTACGTTGTTTTCATGCCTTTACAAGTCCAATGAGTCTGGATGTTTATTTAGACGATGTACTTTATATAAAAGACTTGCTTTATGAAGACTTTAGTTATTATGAACCTCTTACAAGAGGAGAACACCAGATCTATATTACTGTACATGAGCAAACTGATATTTTATGCACACGTTCTATTTGGATAAGTAATGAAAAAATTTATACCCTTATTATTACCACTGATTTTAAAACATCAGGTCCTGGTCTTTATTTGATTAACGATGCTAAGCGTCCCATTCCTGAAGGACATTGTTTATTACGTCTAGGTACTTTTTGTGATTTATCAGACTTAGTCAATGTTCAATTTTCTGAACAAACTCCGACTTTTAAAAAGATCTCTCCCCATCAAAGCTCCCATTATCTTTCTTTTACTCCTAGTACCTATAGCATAACTGCTTTGTCTCATGATCAAACTCATTCTTTCTGTGAATTAAAAAATTGCTCTTTAAAAGTTGCTCGCATTTATACACTTTATCTAATTGGAAATACTTCAGAAACTTATCCTATACACTTTTTATTATCTATTGATGGCAGTTCTTTTTTATCTTTTTAATAAGGCAATTAAGTACATCTCAAACAAAGAAATAGGAGTGAATAAATTTCACATTTATTCACTCCTATTTCTTTGTTTTTATTATTCTGCCTCTATTCATAAACGAATAGAGAACGCCTTATCATCAACTTCTACTATCCTAGTTTTTCTTTTTCTGACGAATAACAGTCTTTTTTGAGAAAGTATTCTTTAAGGTTTCAACTTTTTTCGTATTACTCTCCGCCTTATACTTTTTCTTAGCTTTTTGCTGGCTTTTATTTCTGTTTTTATGATTATCAGTTGATTCATCCTTTATTTTATTAGCTTGGAAACTTTTAGATCCTTTTTGTATTTTAATATCCTTCTTATTCGTCTTACAAATAGAATAACCAAAACTTCCTAATTCTTCACCTAAGCTTAAATAGCTTCCATGAGAATAAGCAATTAAATCTGTTGCATTTAAATGAAATTTTCCCTTTTCGTCTAAATATTTTTCATCAATATAAACATTCATCACATCTGCAATGAACATATGATGCGAACCCAATTCTCTGATTTCTTTTGTTTTACAAACAATGCTTACAGGACTTTCCCCTATCATGGGGCAACCTGTGTCCTCATCTCTTATTACCGTCAGGTCCATAGCTTGAAATTTATCTATGTCTCTTCCACTTTTTACACCACAAAAATCCGTAGCTCGCACAAGGCTTTTAGTGGTAAGGTTAATGACAAAATACCCACTTGTTTTAATAAGATCATAGGAAAAGCGAGACGGCCTTAAAGAAATATAGGTCATAGGAGGATTAGTACAAATGGTACCTGTCCAACCTACAGTTACAATATTAGCTCTTTCACTATCCCCGCAGCTTACCATGGCAGCTGGAATCGGATAAACCATATTTCCCGCTTTCCACTTGGTTTTTTGAATTTTATTCTTCTTCATCTATTGGTAGTCAATCCTTTCAAGTTCATTAGTCAATATTTTTTACTATACCAGTAATGGATAACGTTTTCAAGTCTATTTAATAACAGTAATGGATAAAAATAAAGAGTATTAGTGATGAAAAAATAAAACATTAGCTTAATTTGTCATTAAAATTTATTAAATAAATATAATGTTGTTTATATTATGTCATTATGTTATTATTTAGGAAATACAAAAACGGAAGGATGATGTAGATGAGCGCTTTAATTATTATTTTTATACAACCAACTATACAGAGGGGGCTAGCTAGACGTTAACCCTCTTATTAACCAGGAGGATTGAATGAATACTGTACGAAAACTTTTACAAACTAATAGCCAAGAAATCAAAGAAAAATTAGACCAAGCTTATACAAGCATAGCATTTTTTCAAAATAATAGAGCGTTAGAAGATGCTAAAGCTAAAATGACTCAACATATACTTGAGGTAACTATTCTATTAGACCAGTTCAAACCCTATATTCCAGAGTATAAGCAACGATATTTTGATATCGTAATGAACCATAAACAACTAGGTTTATCTACAAGAGATTTAATTATGTCTTTTGATCAAATGGTTTTCGAATTACACACAAGACTTGAAAAAAATCTTTCTAATCATCAAGAGTTGCAAGCTTGGAGTCCTCTAATGAGAGAAATCCTAGATGTCAGAAGACAGATTACAGGAAATAGTGTTAAACACGAATCTGATGCTAGCCAATTTGTCACATCTGGTCTTAGTGTTGTGAGCGGATGTGTTAAAGCACACGTTGCTATTATAGAAGATATGGAAGACTTAAAAAACATTCACTCAGGATGTATTATTGCCTCAAGAATGACCACACCAGATTTTATGATCGCTATTCATAAGATATCTGGCATCATTACCGAGCAAGGTGGTAGGCTCTGTCATGCAGCTATTTTGGCAAGGGAATATAACATTCCATGCATTGTTGGCTGTGGTACCTTTATCAATCAATTAACGGAAAATGAAGTCCTTATTTTAGATGCAGACAATGGAATAGTACTTAAATAATAAAAAGAAGTTCTCTTAAGGGGAAGATACCATCTTGTCAGAAAATAACCTATAAACTGATAAGATTTATGAAATTCTGTGATTCATTTTGTAATGAAAAAAGTGAATTACGTTAAAATATCATTTATAATGAGAGACTCAAAATTAAACCATCACTTCAAGTGATGGTTTAATTTTGTCCCTTCCAAAGCGTAATGCTCAGAATATCTGATTGTCTTTCCTTTATAACTAGATACCAGATCTATAACAACTGATTGATACACTCTAATATCTCAAATTCTAATACACTATTAAACTCTTCTTCTTTCAATTGTTGAAGCTTATTTTGCACCTCAAATAGACCTATAAATAATTGCCATTGTTCCTGACCTTTTTGATATTGTTCTATCACTTGCTTCTTTTCTAGTTTAGCTTGTGAAAGGCTAATGGCTTTTGCTGCATATTGCTGATATAGGCCTCGTGAAGAAATATAGTAACACTGTTCATGCATAGCTAACCCATTAGGCATGGGTGCATTTTCTTTTGCTAATCGGTCTAATTCCTTAATATCCATTTTCACCTTCCCCCTCTTTTAGAAAAATAATGCTTGTTTCTCCTTGTTTATTGTAACCAATCTTCAACTGAATATCATTTGTCTCCTATAAAATACGACCTACAAAACTACCCACATACCAACCAATGAAATTGATAACCATATGCATGATAAAAGTAGACAAGAAATTTCCTTCCCTTTCTCTTACTATTCCGAACACCAGTCCCATAAAAGTACTATATATCTTTTGTAAACCTAATTGATGTAAGCTTCCAAACAAAATAGCTTGAATAACAATAGCAAAAGTTGCTCCAAATCCTTCTTTTAAGTAAGCTTGCATTTTCCCTCTAAATAAATACTCTTCTAAAAAGGGTGCCATAATGACTAAAACAATAAATCTTAAAATAATCTCATTGTTACTAAAAAGTTCACTAATTGCTTCATATTCTGGAAAAAAGGGAATGAGTACTTGTGTTACAATAATACACATGAGCCAAGCTCCTAATCCCATTATAACATAACGTAGGATTAATTTAATATGAATCTCTTGTTTCTCTTGCTTAATAAGTGGCTGATTTGCCGTAAAAATAACAAGCCCTATGAAACAAAGGATCTGACTTGCTAAACTAATAGCATATCTATGCTCTGTTATAACCATCTGATAATTTGCTGGATTTCCAGTAAATAGTTCTACTCCTATGCTTACCATTGTAGAAGCAAGCATAAACCATCCGACTAATAAAATGGCCTTAAATAAAGCTGATACTTGAGACTTCATAATTTCCTCCATTTATTGATAATAATCTCTAAAAAATAAAAGGGAGGTTTCCCTCCCTTTTGTTTTTTTATTCTTTTTCCTTTTCTGGCTTTGGAAGAAGTACCTTGTGTGATAAATTAATACGACCTTGTTTATCGATTTCGATTACCTTTACTTTAATAGAATCACCAACAGCTACTACATCTTCTACTTTTGCTACACGTTCATGAGCTAATTGAGAAATATGAACAAGCCCTTCTTTACCTGGCACTAATTCTACAAAAGCACCAAAATTCATAAGACGCATAACCTTACCATCAAATTCTTGCCCTTCTTCGATTGGCCTAGCAATGCCTTCGATCATTTGAATTGCTTTTTGTGCTTTATCAGCATCTGAACCACAAATAAAGACACGTCCATCGTCTTCAATATCAATCTTAACGCCTGTTTCTTCAATAATACGATTAATCATTTTACCTTTTGGTCCAATTACTTCACTAATCTTTTCTGGATCAATAGTGATTTGTGTAATAACTGGTGCATAAGGAGATAAATGATCTCTTACTGCTGGAATTGCTTTTAACATGATTTCATCTAAAATATAAAATCTTGCTTTTTTTGTATTTTCTAAGGCACCTTTAATAATTTCAGGTGTAAGACCTTTGATCTTCATATCCATTTGAATAGCTGTAATCCCTTTGTGTGTACCACCCACTTTAAAGTCCATGTCTCCAAAGAAATCTTCTAATCCTTGAATGTCTGTAAGAAGTACGAAATCATCAGCTGTTTCTCCTGTTACAAGTCCTACTGAAATACCAGCAACTGGTGCTTTAATAGGTACACCTGCAGCCATTAATGATAAAGTTGAACCACAGATACTTGCTTGTGAAGTTGATCCATTTGAGCTAAGTACTTCTGATACAGTACGAATAGCATATGGGAATTCTTGTTCAGTTGGTAATACAGGCACTAATGCACGTTCTGCTAAAGCACCATGTCCAATTTCACGACGTCCTGGAGCACGTGGTGCTCTTGCTTCTCCTACAGAATAAGGTGGAAAATTATAGTGATGCATGTAACGTTTAGAAATTTCTAATTCATCTAATCCATCTAAAGTCTGCATTTCAGATAAAGCTGCTAAAGTTGTTACAGTAAGCACTTGTGTTTGGCCTCTAGTGAATAAACCTGTACCATGAACACGTGGCACTAAATCTACTTCTGCTGCAAGTGATCTGATTTCATCTAATGCACGACCATCTGGACGCTTTGACTCTTTTAAAATCATACGTCTAACTGTTTTCTTTTCAAATTGGTAGAAAGCTTCTTCTAGATAAACTAAATCCTCTTCTTTACCAGCTTCAGTTAAAGCTACAATAACCTTCTCTTTTAATGCCTTCAGTTGTACTTCTCTTACTTGTTTATCATCAGTGAAAACTGCTTCTTCCATTTGTTTATCGCCAATATGAGAAACTATTTCATTATAAATCTCAGCTGGTACACCAAATTTAACATAATCCTCATTTTTAGCTTTTCCACAGTCTGCCTTAATTGCTTCAATAAACTGTACTACCTGTTGATTAAACTCATGGCCCTTCATAATGGCATCAAACATTATATCTTCAGGTACTTCATTGGCACCTGCTTCAATCATCATGACTTTATCTTTAGTTGAAGAAACCGTAAGAGCTAAGTCTGATTTTTGGCGTTCTTCTTGATTTGGGTTAAATACAAGATTACCATCTACCAATCCCACTTGTACAGAACCTACTGGACCTGCAAAAGGAATATCAGATATATCTACTACTAAAGATGCTGCAATCATAGCTGTTACTTCTGGACTACAGTCTTGATCTACAGATAGTACAGTTGTTGTAATCACAACATCATTACGATAATCTTTAGGAAATAATGGACGCATTGGTCTATCAATAACTCTTGATGTTAAAATAGCTTTTTCTGAAGGTCTAGACTCACGTTTAATATAACCACCTGGTAATCTACCTACAGAATAGAATTTTTCTTCATAGTTAACACTTAAAGGGAAGAAATCGATGCCCTCTTTAGGTGCATCTGCTGCAACAACTGTTGCTAAAATCATCGTGTCACCATATCTTACTGTTGCTGAACCATTCGCAAGGCCTGCTACTTTTCCAATTTCTACTGAAAGTTCTCTTCCAGCTAATTGGGTTGAATATTTTTTTACCATTTGTATTGCTCCTCTCCAAATATGATTTCATTTGTTACATTTTAAAACTCATCAAATTAAGAAGAGAAAGCAATGTTGCGCAATCTTATAAGCCGTCTCTCATGAAACAGATTATAACATTGCACAAAATACATCATTCCTCTTCTTAACCATTCTATTCCTTAAATGTTAAAAAAGGGCGGAATAATCCGCCCACTTTTTATTATTTTCTAATTCCAAGATCAGCGATGATTGAACGGTATCTTTCGATATCTGTTTTAATAAGGTAGTCAAGAAGACCTCTTCTTTTACCAACCATCATTAATAATCCACGACGAGAGTGGTGATCTTTTTGATGAGTTCTTAAGTGATCTGTTAAGTGATTGATTCTCTCTGTTAATAAAGCAATTTGTACTTCTGGAGAACCAGTATCATTTGTACCTCTAGCATATTTTGCCATAATTTCTTGTTTACGTTCTTTAGTCATTTGATTGACCTCCTAATAAATTTAATTTATGCCGTTTACCAAGAATGGGTCGGAGCGTCCCAACTCTGAGTAAAGGTATATAACCTTGAATAGTATAGCATATCTACTTGTCATTTGCAAATAAGTTTATTGGATTTGCGAAAAATTCTTGGACATGCCACTTATCTTGCTGAATTTGTGCTTTTAAAGCGTTGATATCTTTAAACTTTTGTTCGGGACGAACATAGTGATAAAAATAAACTTCTACAGCTTCACCATAAATATCTGCATCATAATTAAAAATATGTGTTTCTATCATTTTTCTTTGACCCGATACAGTTGGGTTAACCCCTATATTAGTCATGCCCCTATAAGTCTTACTATATACCCTTACAACAGTAGCATAAACACCATTAGGCGGATACACACGATCTGGGTCAGCAATGAGATTAATCGTAGGAAATCCTATTGTACGTCCTAGTTGTTTTCCTTGCACCACATTGCCTACTATCATATATGGATGACCTAACATCTCATTGGCCTTTTCTATATTCCCTTCTAAAATAAGTTTTCTTATAGAAGAACTTGATATCATACTGCCACCTATCTTTACTGCATCTACAATGCATACCTCTATATTATATTTTTCTCCTAATTGCCTTAAATACTTAGGATTACCTGTTTTCCCTTTGCCAAAATAATAATTACTACCTACTACAAGTATCTTTGCTTTCAGTCTTTTCATTAATATATCTACAAAGAAGGTCTCTGGAGAAATAGCCGCAAAAGTTCTTGTGAAAGGATACTCTATTAGTTCGTCTATTCCCATTTCACCAATTACCTGTTTTTTATCTCGCCTAGACATTATAAGCGCTTTTCGATTATCTCCAATCACCCATGTTGGGTGTGGGTAAAACGAAAACACGACTGTTCTTAGTCCATTTGCTTTAGCTCGGTCCTTCGCAACCTGAAATAATCTTTGATGCCCTTTATGTACACCATCGAAATTCCCTAAAACTACTACACAGTCCTCCTGTCTCATAATATCAGCAGTTCCATAAATATACTGCATCCCTACACCTCTTATCATGATTTGATTCATTTACTCCCTATAACTATACCATGATTTTTACGTTCATCAAAGGGGTAAGTTGAACAAAACACCCCCTGCATGTTGTACATGTATGAGGGTGCTTCATTTATGCATTATAAAACATTCTTTCTACTTTAAAACACGATTTATCCAAATCCCATTTATAAAGAGCTACAAATCGATTAGAAGTATCTGCTACACGTATTAAAGTAGTCATAAAACTATCATTAAAGTTCTCTATATCTCTTTTTCTTAGAGCATTACCGTTAAATAAAAGTTTCTCACTCATTTTAGTAATATGAGCTATAGGATACATTGCAAACAACTCTTCAATGCCTACTATATAATGTTCTAGATTATCTTTATATGCTTCAAGTTGTTCTAAAGTAATACTGTCTTCTAATTTAAATTGGCCTACTTGTAATCTAAGTAATGTACCCATATGCGCACCGCAGCCTAATTGACGTCCAATATCGGTACACAAAGTGCGTATATAAGTACCTTTTGAGCAGCTCACTCTTATCTTGAAGCGTTTCTCGTCTATCCACTCAATAATATCGCATCCATAGATTGTTACTTCTCTACTCGGTCTTTCAACAACTATTCCTTTTCTAGCAAGCTCATAAAGTCGTACACCATTTACTTTAATCGCAGAATACATAGGTGGTGTCTGTATATAGCTACCTATAAACGAATCCACTACTTCCGTAATCATTTCCTTAGTAGCTGTCACTTCTTTGTGTTCTAACACTTCTCCAGAGGCATCTTCTGTCGTTGTTGTCGTTCCCAAAACAACTTCTGCTTCATAACATTTATTGGCATCAGAAAGATAAGGAACAACTTTGGTAGCCATACCTATACACAATGGTAACACGCCTTCTGCATCTGGATCTAATGTTCCTGTATGACCAATCTTTCTTTCTCTTAAAATACCTCTAGCTTTAGCTACTACATCATGAGAAGTAAAACCTTTTTTCTTATAAATATTAATTATTCCATTTAGCATTCTTATTCCTACTTTCTCACTTTCTATCATGTAAAGCCTTTCGTATTCAGCTGTAATATGCCCATAAAGAAGGCCACATAAAGTGGCCATTTTTACACTAATAACTATCATTACCTTATGTCAATCATTAGAATACTTACTCTTTTAGTAACTATAGTTTCTTAACTTTATTTTGTTATTTGTTGTTATCTTTCATAACATCTGCAATCATCTTTGACATTTGCATGCCACGTTCGATAGATTCATCTAGTCTAAATAAAAGTTCAGGAGTATTTCTTAAATTAATACGTCTAGCAATTTCTTTACGTATATAACCTTGTGCTTTTGTTAAAGCAGCTAATGCTGCCTCTTTTTTATTATCTTGAAGTACACTAATGAAAACTTTTGCAGTCTTTAAATCATTTGTTGTTTCTACTGCAATAACACTAATCATTGCATCTTGAACTCCTGGATCCTTAATATCGCTACGAACTATTTCTGCAATTTCTCTACGCATTTCTTCATTTATTCTAGTTAATCTTTGACTAGCCATTTTATTCACATCCTTTTGAGGAGATTTATCTAGGAACCTCTTCCATAATGAAGGCTTCTACAGTGTCACCTTCTTTAATATCATTGTATTTTTCAAACATAACACCACATTCATAGTTAGTTGCTACTTCTTTAGCATCATCTTTGAATCGTTTAAGGGAGGCAAGATGTCCTTCATAAACAACAATACCATCACGCACAATACGTACTCCCGCATTTCTTACCATTTTACCATCTGTTACATAAGCCCCACCAATAGTACCAACACCAGACACCTTAAAGGTTTGACGAATTTCAGCATGACCAATTACTTTTTCTACAAACTCTGGATCAAGCATTCCCTTCATCGCAGCTTTAATATCATCTATGG
Coding sequences:
- the truB gene encoding tRNA pseudouridine(55) synthase TruB; protein product: MIVISVKMATLCGLLYGHITAEYERLYMIESEKVGIRMLNGIINIYKKKGFTSHDVVAKARGILRERKIGHTGTLDPDAEGVLPLCIGMATKVVPYLSDANKCYEAEVVLGTTTTTEDASGEVLEHKEVTATKEMITEVVDSFIGSYIQTPPMYSAIKVNGVRLYELARKGIVVERPSREVTIYGCDIIEWIDEKRFKIRVSCSKGTYIRTLCTDIGRQLGCGAHMGTLLRLQVGQFKLEDSITLEQLEAYKDNLEHYIVGIEELFAMYPIAHITKMSEKLLFNGNALRKRDIENFNDSFMTTLIRVADTSNRFVALYKWDLDKSCFKVERMFYNA
- a CDS encoding PEP-utilizing enzyme translates to MNTVRKLLQTNSQEIKEKLDQAYTSIAFFQNNRALEDAKAKMTQHILEVTILLDQFKPYIPEYKQRYFDIVMNHKQLGLSTRDLIMSFDQMVFELHTRLEKNLSNHQELQAWSPLMREILDVRRQITGNSVKHESDASQFVTSGLSVVSGCVKAHVAIIEDMEDLKNIHSGCIIASRMTTPDFMIAIHKISGIITEQGGRLCHAAILAREYNIPCIVGCGTFINQLTENEVLILDADNGIVLK
- a CDS encoding polyribonucleotide nucleotidyltransferase; protein product: MVKKYSTQLAGRELSVEIGKVAGLANGSATVRYGDTMILATVVAADAPKEGIDFFPLSVNYEEKFYSVGRLPGGYIKRESRPSEKAILTSRVIDRPMRPLFPKDYRNDVVITTTVLSVDQDCSPEVTAMIAASLVVDISDIPFAGPVGSVQVGLVDGNLVFNPNQEERQKSDLALTVSSTKDKVMMIEAGANEVPEDIMFDAIMKGHEFNQQVVQFIEAIKADCGKAKNEDYVKFGVPAEIYNEIVSHIGDKQMEEAVFTDDKQVREVQLKALKEKVIVALTEAGKEEDLVYLEEAFYQFEKKTVRRMILKESKRPDGRALDEIRSLAAEVDLVPRVHGTGLFTRGQTQVLTVTTLAALSEMQTLDGLDELEISKRYMHHYNFPPYSVGEARAPRAPGRREIGHGALAERALVPVLPTEQEFPYAIRTVSEVLSSNGSTSQASICGSTLSLMAAGVPIKAPVAGISVGLVTGETADDFVLLTDIQGLEDFFGDMDFKVGGTHKGITAIQMDMKIKGLTPEIIKGALENTKKARFYILDEIMLKAIPAVRDHLSPYAPVITQITIDPEKISEVIGPKGKMINRIIEETGVKIDIEDDGRVFICGSDADKAQKAIQMIEGIARPIEEGQEFDGKVMRLMNFGAFVELVPGKEGLVHISQLAHERVAKVEDVVAVGDSIKVKVIEIDKQGRINLSHKVLLPKPEKEKE
- a CDS encoding DUF4397 domain-containing protein; protein product: MKKKMDTSEAFLRCFHAFTSPMSLDVYLDDVLYIKDLLYEDFSYYEPLTRGEHQIYITVHEQTDILCTRSIWISNEKIYTLIITTDFKTSGPGLYLINDAKRPIPEGHCLLRLGTFCDLSDLVNVQFSEQTPTFKKISPHQSSHYLSFTPSTYSITALSHDQTHSFCELKNCSLKVARIYTLYLIGNTSETYPIHFLLSIDGSSFLSF
- the rpsO gene encoding 30S ribosomal protein S15; translation: MTKERKQEIMAKYARGTNDTGSPEVQIALLTERINHLTDHLRTHQKDHHSRRGLLMMVGKRRGLLDYLIKTDIERYRSIIADLGIRK
- a CDS encoding flavin reductase family protein, producing MKKNKIQKTKWKAGNMVYPIPAAMVSCGDSERANIVTVGWTGTICTNPPMTYISLRPSRFSYDLIKTSGYFVINLTTKSLVRATDFCGVKSGRDIDKFQAMDLTVIRDEDTGCPMIGESPVSIVCKTKEIRELGSHHMFIADVMNVYIDEKYLDEKGKFHLNATDLIAYSHGSYLSLGEELGSFGYSICKTNKKDIKIQKGSKSFQANKIKDESTDNHKNRNKSQQKAKKKYKAESNTKKVETLKNTFSKKTVIRQKKKN
- a CDS encoding CPBP family intramembrane glutamic endopeptidase, translated to MKSQVSALFKAILLVGWFMLASTMVSIGVELFTGNPANYQMVITEHRYAISLASQILCFIGLVIFTANQPLIKQEKQEIHIKLILRYVIMGLGAWLMCIIVTQVLIPFFPEYEAISELFSNNEIILRFIVLVIMAPFLEEYLFRGKMQAYLKEGFGATFAIVIQAILFGSLHQLGLQKIYSTFMGLVFGIVREREGNFLSTFIMHMVINFIGWYVGSFVGRIL
- the rbfA gene encoding 30S ribosome-binding factor RbfA; translation: MASQRLTRINEEMRREIAEIVRSDIKDPGVQDAMISVIAVETTNDLKTAKVFISVLQDNKKEAALAALTKAQGYIRKEIARRINLRNTPELLFRLDESIERGMQMSKMIADVMKDNNK
- a CDS encoding bifunctional riboflavin kinase/FAD synthetase — its product is MNQIMIRGVGMQYIYGTADIMRQEDCVVVLGNFDGVHKGHQRLFQVAKDRAKANGLRTVVFSFYPHPTWVIGDNRKALIMSRRDKKQVIGEMGIDELIEYPFTRTFAAISPETFFVDILMKRLKAKILVVGSNYYFGKGKTGNPKYLRQLGEKYNIEVCIVDAVKIGGSMISSSSIRKLILEGNIEKANEMLGHPYMIVGNVVQGKQLGRTIGFPTINLIADPDRVYPPNGVYATVVRVYSKTYRGMTNIGVNPTVSGQRKMIETHIFNYDADIYGEAVEVYFYHYVRPEQKFKDINALKAQIQQDKWHVQEFFANPINLFANDK